The DNA sequence TTTGCATGACTTTAATTAATATCTTTAATAATTATTTAGTCTTGTTtcagtataaataaataattcactGAATGCTACTTCAGCCATGTTCTTTAATAGTGTCTGTCATGTTTTTCAATTGAAGGTCATAGAATGCTACATTGGGGCAACTCTAAACGAGCAAGATCTAAATGGAAAAATTTATCAAATGAATCACTACACCGTGGGAGTGATTTTACATGGGACAAGAGAGGAGGTGGCCAGACAAGGgctaaaaaatgtaacaaaaaactgattttgtcTACatgattgttgtgttttttttatctttttttaatttgggatTGTAGGCTTGTCATTATCTaccttattttcatttcactcaactatttcAATATGTCAGGTCACATTTGACAACTACAATGGAGTTGTTGGCTTTGTCAACATAGGAAATGCACACTGGAAGTTTGTGGTAGGAATGTTTCTATAATATATTAGTCATAAGTCAAAACATTTCACtgtttacaatattttaaagatgTAATTTTTCGTTGATTATGTACTTTCATTTTCACAGTTTCTCCATGCGCTGTctcaaaaaatatttgtgttggATTCCTTGCATGGCTCAAATGAGGAGGAGGACTCAAAGAAAGCTGCCAAAAGAttcatgtaaattaaaaaagaaatgtacatgTTTAATTTGTGGTCATATTTGTGTTGCGTAGTTATGTAAGATAATATGTTttacagaaattatttttttattccgcAGTGAGTActtcaaaatgaggagaaatcGCCTGGGAAAGGATGACTGGGTCAATATGAAATGGCAGCCTGGAGTTGTAACTCACACCTACCAGCAGGACTCCACCAGTTGTGGGGTGTTTGTGATGCTGGTAAGACTTATGTCCCAGTAAGATAAGTCTTAAATATAGCAATAGTTAATATTTCGTGCTATTTTTCCTACAGATGGCAAAGATTTTCATCTCATCTTTCCCAGAAGTCCCACTGACATTGGACATTGAAtcttcaaataaatccatgaaaaGGTTTAGAAGAGACATTGCTGAGGACATCATGAAGGGATCAGGTGATActggaaacaacaacaaaaataccgGTATattgtaaatactttttttgtaatttcaaaTTAATGACATCCTCTCTGTCATTCTATTAAAAGTGTCACGGGACGAATACTGCTCCTTTTGTGGACTGAAAGATCTCCCAAAAAGGGATAAGAGATTAGTTTGGGTAAGTGCCTTTACTGTATCATTAATAAtcttaaaatataaacattgcaatccaaaaaaatgtgttaatgacATTTTCAGACTTCTCTTAATTAGTCTGACAAAaaccttttacattttcatacAATGTAgtcctaaaatgtaaaaaggtttttgtcagATTAAGTAAGAGAAGTCTGAAAATAACAttatcaatatatatatatatatatatctccggaatctccggcttcctcccaccatccaaaaacatgcttcataggttaattggcaactctaaattgtccataggtatGAGTGTGAGAATGaataggtgtgtgattgtggacattctaccctgcgacagactggcgacctgtccagggcccCCTgtcttcacccacaagtggccgggataggctccagcagtcccgtgaccccgaaagggacaaaacgaaATAgagaatgaattaaaaaaaaaatgaatgaatgaataatgtcGTCCATGTTGTTATGCATTTTAAAAGTAGCAAATGACTGTTTAAGTCAGAAACTGTTCATATTTGCtccaaaaagatcaaaatatagTCTACAAAGTAATACATTATTACAgagtaatatattttttataattgcTGAACAACTGAGTCACTTTTGCCTGCCATTGATTGTATTTGATTTTTAACTTGCAGATCCAGTGTGGCGCTTGTGGAAGGTGGTACCACATCGACTGCCTGTCTTGGGAAACATGTGACATCCCTGCCGAGACAGAATCCTGGTATTGTCCATTGTGTAAAACGTAATAGCACCATTAACTCATTTggacattcagaaaaaaaatttgcaaccttttttgagcaatgtcattttgtaaaatgacttttgtaaattattatttttgttcaacACATGATTGTTTTAATtcactgaaaatgttttgttcaaGTCTGTTTGTTTGAATACCAGTATATCTaaggacaggttttttttatttatttattgggtcTACATTGCATTAAAATCTTTCctaataaaacatttctaaaagctattgaaagttattttctttcaacattttctttagtgGTATGGTCTAAAAAAATGTGGAAGAGTTGTCATTGTACAGAGTTTGTTTACTGTGGTTTAACTATAAGCAGAACTAATTTAATGTCAGGGGCCAATGACGATCAATATTCGAATAATTGAgataccataaaaaataaagaaacaaaccaaCAGGTTGTGGTAGTAAGATTGTATAGTAAAATTTAGTAAAAGGTTGAAGACTgcattaattgtattttatgagCAAAAGAGTGTAATtgacaatttatttttcatccttaaaaaagaacaaagaaagatTCTGACCAAATCTCTGTTGTAGTAGGACAATAGGGACATGATTATTGTGTACAAGAAGATTGGGGACTGTAGCTTTAGTATTTGCAGAGCTATTAAACATTTTAGACCAAATATGATCCATATTTCAAtatgaaaacatcaaaacataaacaaagttcatttttttcaccaagtctttgttgtagtcggacaataaggtcatgaatACTTagtacagaaagtttggtgactgaagcttcagtattttcagagctattgaggatttttgaccgaATATGATCCATATTTCTATATGActaatagaaaaacataaacaaagttaATTTCTGACCAAGTCTTTGTTGTAGtcggacaataaggtcatgaatACTTagtacagaaagtttggtgactgaagcttcagtatttttaaaagctattgaacactttaattatgattcttgtctctaataaatgtgaaaaatatgtgcaataaaatataatgaagaaagacacacaaaatattcattttagcatgaatatgctgacagatattcattaccagttcatataaatgtagAGATGTATTCACTTTCCACAAgagtattgatttttacagaatggtgtttcacagaggttgcactttgttgacggtcccttggctgccggctcgctgcatgtctgcatttacacCTCGAAGAGAACAATTTTGatcaaaaggtgaaaaaacgatcttttttcttttgaagtgaaattgtagttcactctctgggttaatacaaaaggaattAGATACTTGCTggcacatttgaacgtttatcggAAGAGTTATTGCGgccggaagtccgaatctgtgaatatctttctaactttaccgaactCTCTAACCGTCTCTAACCGTCCCACTGCGGTCTCTAACCGTCCCGCGGCGGTCCCTAACCGTCCCGCGGCGGTCTCTTACCGTCCCGCGGCGGTCCCTAACCGTCCCGCGGCGGTCCCTAACCGTCCCGCGGCGGTCCCTAACCGTCCCGCGGCGGTCTCTAACCGTCCCGCGGCGGTCCCTAACCGTCCCGCGGCGGTCCCTAACCGTCCCGCGGCGGTCTCTAACCGTCCCGCGGCGGTCCCTAACCGTCCCGCGGCGGTCCCTAACCGTCCCGCGGCGGTCCCTAACCGTCCCGCGACGGTCCCTAACCGTCCCACGGCGGTCTCTAAAACAATCAGGAACCTCAGAGGCCACACTCACCCAGGTTGACGTCAGGCAGCATCTTCTCCAGGAACTGCGACTCCATGCTGAACGGAGACAGGAAGTCCGCCAGCAGCTGGCTGTTGCTGAGCTCCGGATGCTTCAGGAggttctgcacaaacacacggACCGGGTTCTCATCAGAACCggcttctgcagccttcacagTCAGTCGGACCGACGGAACGCCACAGGAACACGTGAGACACAGCAGGACGCCCAACGTCCACCAGAAAGACCCTCACTGTAGTCCTCTGTAGTACCTGTAAGTAGTCCTCTGTAGTACCTGTAAGTAGTCCTCTGTAGTACCTGTAAGTATTCCTCTGTAGTACCTGTAAGTATTCCTCTGTAGTACCTGTAAGTATTCCTCAAACTCCTCCCTTTTGGACTGAAGGAACTCGTAGTTCTTGGGTCCAATGATCCTCTTGGATGGAAGCTGTGCGTCTGCAAACGTTCCTGTAAGGTGAACAAGAACCACAAACACATGAGCAAAGTTCTGAACCTGCACAGACATGCCACTGCTGGGAATGCTGGGATATGAAGTTTTCCATCAGCCGCCTCAGGCTGGAGGAGTTTTTGCTTTTGATTGTGGCAGAAATGAGTGGAGATTTCTCCCAAAGAAAGGCTGATTTCATCTGCAGATGATCCACAAAACACACGAGTGATGAATGGTGAAGAACGGATCTCCACCGGGTTCCTCGGGTTTCAGAGTGAATCGATAAACAGAACTACAagaacttttcctctttttcatttGATCAAATCCCTTCTTTAGAAAAAgggtttgttttttaggttttggtttctgaaactttgtctttttttctcaaatgtaaTTCTGCTTTTGAACTcatttttctaattattttaattCTCGTTGaatgatttggacttcagggccaccgtaccatcaggtttatgggatttttagaagaattggcCACATTCCTAATATACTCGTATCGCTTAGTATTTTCATCTGTGAAATGTTCACGGGGTAAAAAATGGGCGGAGCAACAAGAGAACAGCCCTTCTGCGAGCTCGCCAATGACGTTCAAgttctaaaaactttaaaaccaaccttttttcccccaacagTGATGCTTGAAGAATTAGGAGGTGATACATTAAAGGAAAAGAAGAGTTTGTAGATTCAAAATAGCggcctcttcccaaggtcaaaggtcaataaaTTTGCAAAACAATCACTCGAACAAAAGAtttcttttcccatattgtggtCAAATTATGCCATAACACAGGCGCCATGCCGTGGGTCCTGTTATATATTTGAGTTTTGACGGGGGGAAATGTTTGCTCAAAGGCAGAGGAGGAACCCTTCGGTCCGGGACGGCTGCTGCGGGACAGAACCATGTGTTTTTTAGGACGGCGTGCGGCGGCTTCATTACCGTGAAACTCCGTCAGCTTTGACTCCAGAACGTAAAACTCCAGGTATCTCCTGGGGACGAACCACTTCTCGGTGTCATGGCCGACTGCGAGGACAGAAGGAGGGGTCACAGATTGGCTGATCAACACACGTTtgaagggtgggggggggtttccCAGAAGCCCTCACTCCTCCCTCACCATCCTTCCTGTCGTTGCGCTCCACGTCGATGCAGAAAACGGGGATCTTCTCCCGTTTGACTTCATCCTCGCAGAAGTCGATGAAGGGGATGCTGACCCTCCACGCCGACAGGTTCCTCTGGATGCCCGGCGCGGCGGCCACTTCGGAGGAGGACTCGTCCTCGTAGACCGCCGCCgcctcctccacctgcagacggGGAGGGGCAGACTCTTTGACGCCACATGCAGCAGCAGGCAGgaagctgcacgcgctcttacCACGTCTTCTTCACTGGGGGGCAGCATGGCCCCCTCCATGGTGGTGCTTCTGAACACGTCCTTCAGCTTGCTGCTGAGCTTCCTCATGTTGAAGGACTCCCCTCTTCTTGGTACGTTCCTGCAGGAAACAGCAGAACCCTGAGGTTCTGGTCGCTTTGCAGGAAAGACAGTGGGTCTGCTGTCAAACGCCATGCAGGGCGGGAGCTATTCATGGAAATTAAACTCTTTCAGGTGaacatggtgttttttttaacttcttattTGGTCCAGATCGGTTTTAGGGCCTCCTTTTGGCCTTTGGGGTCAATTCTGAGAAAGCACGGCTCTTTCCATTTATACGCAGATGACAGTGTGATTTATCTGACGTTTAGAAAAGAGGGATGAACGTTTGATGATCTGCTGGTAACCAGCAATCTGGCCTTTCTGGAATCATCTGGACTGAACTGAGAATGGCTCGTTCGGACCGTCCCACTTTGATAAGCTCGGCATCTGTTAGTGGAAGCTCCCAGAAGAAGGTGAGCGTGCTGTGCAGCAAATGATGAGGGCTACAGGGGGGTGAAGAAGCTGCTCCTTTTTTATTCTCCTCGGCATCAAACGGAGGAAAACATTCAGACTCAAACCTGTTGGTTTTGGAGTTTCTGGCGTGCGGCTCAGCTCCTCTCAGCAGGTGTCGGAAATACTGATGAGAAAAGAGAAACGTTGACCcgtgtgggcggggcttttccGCAGGTTTCCTATACATCCATACCTCATCGCTGTGGCAGAACATGGGCGTGAAGACCGTCTCCAGCAGAGACAGGACGTGCTCGTACGCCTCGAACAGACACGTCGTCTTCTGCAGCCTCACCACGTCCGAGTACGGCGCCGAGGCGACTGGCGGCGGAGAGCTCAGATGAGAACAAAGTCTGGTCGACCTGCACCGATGTGGAGCTTGAAGCCGATTCCCGTACTGTTCCTGATCTCCTCCACGATGGACGCGTCGAAGCTGATCTTGTCCACGCTCTCGTCCAGGCAGTAGGTCTCGTAGATGTGAAGCACCTCGCCGTGCAGACGCCGCAGCTCGCCGTCGCTCAGCTCCGGACTCAGAATCTTATCGTTGAACTCCTCTGGAAGCACAGAGTTCATTCTGACGGATCCGTGGCGGGACAGAACCCGCACTGCGGAGCGGCGCTCTTACCCACGGCCAGGCAGAACTGCAGCACGTGCACGGCGCCCTCCTGCTTCAGGAAGTTGAGGAAGCGGAAGAGCAGATCCTGCTGCTCCCGGATGTCCTTCAGCTCCAGCTTCAGCACCTGCAAGCAGAAGAAGTCGGGGAAACTgtggcagagcaggagagatcTGCAGGGAGCCGGGACAGAGTCCTCAGAAAAACTCACTGAGGACTTCTTGGTGCTGCCGTTTGCATATTTCTGTAGGAACGGAACCAGCGGAGACGGAGGCTCTGTGGCTGGTTCTGGCTGGAATTTCAGGAAGGAGAGGATCAACATGACACTTTTTGTCCAAACACACGAAGAAAAGGGTTGAAATGAGCTTTTTCCCAGAGATAAGAGTCGTGGTTGGACGGTGTGCTGCAGGACTGTCCTGAATGTTTACGGAGTTTAAGTAAAAACCTAAGAACTGGTGGTTTTTCAcagggacttctgggaaattttctgACAGGTGAACAGACTATAGCAAACTTCCTCTGTCCAATCAGACGCAGAGGAACCAATCAGATGTTCAATATGGAGTTAAATCAGATGAAAccgaataaaaaacacaaagaaaacaggttTAAACTCAAAAGTACATATTgcaaatttgaaacaaaaatattgaaaatttgaaaaaataaaattgttctcaAAATTGaaacttgaatttaaaaaaaagaagggattACAGGGGAAAAACCCAAAGACATAACGGTTATGGCGTAACCagatgtcaatcatgtccctGTAGCCAATGCgctcaaagccccccccccccacgcaaaATTAGGAtgaactccaaaaaaaaaagaaaattcagaatTTGAACTTTGTACTTTTGAGTTTACTACTTTATGTGTGCGAGTTtgagctgatcctgatttgaccccgCAGTTCTTGATGATCCgttctaaactgaccaatcagacgcctcagtaaaagtgggtggagcctgctggctgTCCGCATCCAGCGCCCAAAACATTTGGcagagcccgctttcaagtggtaggaggtgtggccttccaacgcgctcactcctgattggttagagtggtttccatagaaacagacGACGTCTGGCTCAGTCATTGGTTGGACGACAGGATCACATGACCACTGCTCACGATCACATGACCACTGCTCACGATCACATGACCACTGCTCACGATCACATGACCACTGCTCACGATCACATGACCACTGCTCACGATCACATGACCACTGCTCGCTAGCTTTAGCTCCCTGATGGAGGCAGCGTCAGCGGCGATGCAGAAAACGTACAAAAACCTGAAGAGAGCGACACCTACTGGAGAGTGGTCGACGAATATGAGGACCATGAGGTTCACGGTGTCCTGAGGAACCAACAGAGACTACGGTTAGGTCCACGCCGCCCACATTCAAGCACTTCCAACGTTGGGTGGTCAGACTCCGCTGCCTTTTCGTGTCCCGTTACCGGAACCACCCCGGGTCCCGGGGCCTCAGAGGTCACGAAGGCGGCGGAGACGGTGATGCTTACGGGGTCGGCCATGAAGTCCATGGTCGGGAGGATGACGGATCCGGACATCACTTCCCGCAGCAGCAGAGCCAGAGACCTGAGCAGAAGTGATGCTCAACTCCACAAACCTGAACCTGAAGGAAACTCTGGACCTGAGGAGTTCTGGTACCTGCAGTCCGTCGCTTTAGGCGGCAGGACGTAAGGAAGCAGCATCTCCGTCAGCTTCCTCAGGTAGAGCAGCTCATTCTTCCTGCTGTACAGAGCGGCGTGAAGGCCGGGACCGTATTCCTCCAGAGCGGCTCGCTCCAGAGCGTCTGCGTTCTTGGCTGAAGGCAAACATGGAGAGATATTTATGCGACCACGTAGCACACCAACATTTCTAAgtagaaaagtaaaatatgaaatatttgctttaaaaatattttgcgTTTGCAACCCAAATGTTTTAGATGCGTTGTGACTCATctcgcttttttcctatctttgattttgctgtcaTGAGTTTCATCAAACAGGTGCTGATTGGttcagattctaaccaatcagagGCGGCTCTTTTTACCCTTCATGTATTTAGCAGAAGAACAAATGTGaacttttatgttaattttcacaGCGTCTTATTTTTTAGAACTCGTGTGCTTTTGTCCAAAggaaaaatactattttctcttcatgttttatcatttatggataaaataaaacaagagttCAGACACAAGTCGTACTAAAACGTTACTTCCAGCTGCACTAAGTCCCCCTGAAACTTATGAGAGAAAAatcaaagacaggaaaaaagcgAGATGAGACACAACGCATGAAAAAACATTAgtgttgcaaacgcaaaaatataaagaaaattaaaacaataataacaattttgaaggaaaaaaaaaaacgtttgaaagcaaatatttcatattttgcaaCGTGGGAATGGATGATACCAAACATCACCGAGAGCCTCGACGCCATCGGTGCTCTCACCTTTCTCTTGAGCTTTAGCGATGATCTCGATGTGCTTCATGGCCGCCTTCATCACTTTGTCGGCAAACACACCTGGAATATCGACCTGCCCGACAGGTGAGGGCAAAGGTCAAACAAAGAGCCGTTAAAACGCTTTCATGtgtttaacctaaaaaaaaaaatccagttctGGAGAAAATATTCAAACTAATTTCAGTTCAGACCATTTTGTTTCCTCACATCTTGGACCTTTAAATAAGGTtttattgacctttgacctcaggaacaGGCCGCCAAATCTCCTTAAGCGCCTTCTACGAATGTAACCTCCATCTTTTCCCTCCTAACTCCTCGAGCGCCGTTGGGcgggaaaaaacgtttttagatttttaacggCATTCACGTGGCGAGCAACcaaaagtggcgttcccctGTTGCTCGCACATGTTTCATCGGAACAGTGTAATACACgagctgaacaaaacgatgtgacgcatgtgggcggggttaaccaAGACCTCATGAACATCTGAGGAGCCGTTCGTCTCACCTTCTGAGCTCGACGGACGAGCACGGACGCCAAGAACCGGAACGTCATCCTCACCTCGTCCAAACTCGCCTCGTCGTCTGTGATCTCCCTGAAGGAAACCAAACGAGTCAGAGTGGGAggtagcccccccccctctctgaaACGCCCTCTCACCTGTACCAGGGATACACGAAGTTCTCCAGAACCAACTCGAACACCTGGAAGGGAAAGAAAGCAGAAACGATGCTCACCTACGGACATTTTTCTCTTCCACCAGATTCTGACATTTGAAACCTTTGAATTTCAAACACGAACATTTTATGCGCcgaaatatttatttctgttttctttatttggagAATCGACATTTTAATGGCCCAGAAATTCGCTAAAACAAAATTCGCTGGGATTGTCTGCCTAGAACAACTAGTGGATCTGGGAAGACGTGGACATTAGGTACCTCTGCTATGGAAGCGTCCACCTTTGAATGGACCTTCAGCTCCAACCACGGCTGGTGGTTCTCCAGGAGGAGCGTCGGTCTGCAGACAACCAGACAAACACGTCAGCACATCCCAGTTTAAGGAAAAATCCGGGATATTGGCTGAGCGTGGACACACCGGTGCCGCTTGCACTTGACCTTCCCGCACACGGCACAGCTGTGGCCCAGAGGGAACAACGCCGACTCCTGCCGCTGTCGAGACAACAACCACCATTATCCCTGAGGGACGGCGGAGCGCCGCCTTCACCGCCGCCGCCAGGCTTACCTTGTTCCTGTGCTTCACGCTGAAGAAGATGTTGGGAACCAGAGACTCTGGTCCCAGGGAGCAGTAGAACGTGACGACGCCGGCGAGCACGGACCAGAAGATCATCAAGACGTGGAGGTAGCTGAGAAAACAGACTCATCATTTCCACACGACTGTCCAAAAGATGCCCATCCTTTACTTTAATCCAGATTAGTGAGAAATAAATACACATTAgcagcaaaacaacaacaacagaccTGTCATTCTgtcagagaaaagagagagcGATGCTCAAAACGGACAATAATGTGACTCATTTTacacaaaggtaaaaaaatagtATCATTAATAAAATTCAGTTTACGCATAATACTTATTAAAAGCAAATAGAAAAAATGgttaatgaatgaaaatagaaacAAGAATGAGCTTTAAAGTGAAACATGCCCTGAATTGGATCATGTTTAAGTAAATATGGTTTCATTCGTGAATTTTTCTTTCAATATTCTGGTTTATTTCTCGATACATTTATGGCTAAaggaaaagtaaaagaaagaaaatgatcatgtcgtttctctgtttttattgtaagGCTATTCGCTCaggaaaaagtcttttttaatcaataattttCTCATGTTTTAGTGAAAATGCAGTCGGTGATTTTTATGGGCTTGGTGCGCCCCCTTCCGGACGGTTCGGGAAGTGCACGTGTTTATAAATAGGACGTAAAGGTGATCAATAGTCGATTATTCTGGAGCGGTTATGGGGGCCGTCGGTGCCGAGGAGGGCGTCTCACCTGTTGAGCAGCGCCGTCAGCAAAAGCAGGCAGAGGATCAGGCAGCAGGACATGGGATACTGACGCGCGGTCTCCCGCAGGACGTCCAACTTTAGCCCCCGCCTGAAATCCTCCACGTACGTGGAAATGCCGGCCATTCTGTCAGCCAAAGTTCAGGAACGCCACAAGACACACTTCCCACTCATGTCCAGCGCCTCGGGTGATGTTTTTACTCTTCAGAATACCTGGAATCGACGCGTTTCAGTGCGCGCGTGAACGTTTGACCGGAAGTTAGCTTGTCAAACCACCATGGTCGGTCATAGTTTaagttaatttaaaagaaaaatagctaTTCATTTGATCAGATGCGTCTTTGTAACGACTTTCTTCATTGCTGCAGACAAATCCGGCTGAAAAAGAACATTATATCCAAACGTATCATTACGAACACTTTTTATGGTCCCGATCATCGACTTCCTcacagataaaaatgttttccctaATCCTGCGGGTTGCCAGGTTTGACACCAAACGTAATCACGCCTCATCAACCTCTGAATTTTTTATCCTTATTATTGGGGAAAGGGGGATCTAATACAAATATGTTGCTATTTAATTTGTTTCCGTCATT is a window from the Oryzias latipes chromosome 24, ASM223467v1 genome containing:
- the LOC101169255 gene encoding sorting nexin-14 isoform X1, with product MAGISTYVEDFRRGLKLDVLRETARQYPMSCCLILCLLLLTALLNSYLHVLMIFWSVLAGVVTFYCSLGPESLVPNIFFSVKHRNKRQESALFPLGHSCAVCGKVKCKRHRPTLLLENHQPWLELKVHSKVDASIAEVFELVLENFVYPWYREITDDEASLDEVRMTFRFLASVLVRRAQKVDIPGVFADKVMKAAMKHIEIIAKAQEKAKNADALERAALEEYGPGLHAALYSRKNELLYLRKLTEMLLPYVLPPKATDCRSLALLLREVMSGSVILPTMDFMADPDTVNLMVLIFVDHSPPEPATEPPSPLVPFLQKYANGSTKKSSVLKLELKDIREQQDLLFRFLNFLKQEGAVHVLQFCLAVEEFNDKILSPELSDGELRRLHGEVLHIYETYCLDESVDKISFDASIVEEIRNIASAPYSDVVRLQKTTCLFEAYEHVLSLLETVFTPMFCHSDEYFRHLLRGAEPHARNSKTNRNVPRRGESFNMRKLSSKLKDVFRSTTMEGAMLPPSEEDVVEEAAAVYEDESSSEVAAAPGIQRNLSAWRVSIPFIDFCEDEVKREKIPVFCIDVERNDRKDVGHDTEKWFVPRRYLEFYVLESKLTEFHGTFADAQLPSKRIIGPKNYEFLQSKREEFEEYLQNLLKHPELSNSQLLADFLSPFSMESQFLEKMLPDVNLGKIFKSVPGKLMKEKGQNLEPFIQSFFNSCESPKPKPSRPELTILSPTAEIKKKLFSALYQNNMDLQEDAVRNHRSNCFLEMMTVHGMYDYMMHVARVVFRIPDWLHHLLAAGRILLKNTLEAYMDQYMQSKLDQVLQEHRMVSLITQLRDAVFCESGEKRTAEDRQARAKQTFQEMIRYLPDFVGKCIGEEAKHDGVRLLFDALQQPLLNKQMAYVLLDIAVLELFPELNKVGTKEPFIV
- the LOC101169255 gene encoding sorting nexin-14 isoform X2 → MAGISTYVEDFRRGLKLDVLRETARQYPMSCCLILCLLLLTALLNSYLHVLMIFWSVLAGVVTFYCSLGPESLVPNIFFSVKHRNKRQESALFPLGHSCAVCGKVKCKRHRPTLLLENHQPWLELKVHSKVDASIAEVFELVLENFVYPWYREITDDEASLDEVDIPGVFADKVMKAAMKHIEIIAKAQEKAKNADALERAALEEYGPGLHAALYSRKNELLYLRKLTEMLLPYVLPPKATDCRSLALLLREVMSGSVILPTMDFMADPDTVNLMVLIFVDHSPPEPATEPPSPLVPFLQKYANGSTKKSSVLKLELKDIREQQDLLFRFLNFLKQEGAVHVLQFCLAVEEFNDKILSPELSDGELRRLHGEVLHIYETYCLDESVDKISFDASIVEEIRNIASAPYSDVVRLQKTTCLFEAYEHVLSLLETVFTPMFCHSDEYFRHLLRGAEPHARNSKTNRNVPRRGESFNMRKLSSKLKDVFRSTTMEGAMLPPSEEDVVEEAAAVYEDESSSEVAAAPGIQRNLSAWRVSIPFIDFCEDEVKREKIPVFCIDVERNDRKDVGHDTEKWFVPRRYLEFYVLESKLTEFHGTFADAQLPSKRIIGPKNYEFLQSKREEFEEYLQNLLKHPELSNSQLLADFLSPFSMESQFLEKMLPDVNLGKIFKSVPGKLMKEKGQNLEPFIQSFFNSCESPKPKPSRPELTILSPTAEIKKKLFSALYQNNMDLQEDAVRNHRSNCFLEMMTVHGMYDYMMHVARVVFRIPDWLHHLLAAGRILLKNTLEAYMDQYMQSKLDQVLQEHRMVSLITQLRDAVFCESGEKRTAEDRQARAKQTFQEMIRYLPDFVGKCIGEEAKHDGVRLLFDALQQPLLNKQMAYVLLDIAVLELFPELNKVGTKEPFIV